A portion of the Echeneis naucrates chromosome 5, fEcheNa1.1, whole genome shotgun sequence genome contains these proteins:
- the romo1 gene encoding reactive oxygen species modulator 1, with translation MPVAVGPYGQTQPSCFDRVKMGFMMGFAVGMAAGAMFGTFSCLRIGMRGRELMGGVGKTMMQSGGTFGTFMAIGMGIRC, from the exons ATGCCGGTGGCTGTAGGTCCATATGGTCAGACCCAGCCCAGTTGTTTTGACCGAGTCAAGATGGGCTTCATGATGGGGTTTGCAGTAGGAATGGCTGCTGGCGCCATGTTTGGTACTTTCTCCTGTCTCAG GATCGGCATGCGTGGCAGGGAGCTGATGGGGGGCGTGGGGAAGACAATGATGCAGAGCGGGGGGACATTTGGCACCTTCATGGCCATTGGAATGGGGATCCGCTGCTAA